CGGGGTCGAGCCACTGGTAGGTCCAGTTCAGCGCGGAGAGGACGAAGAGGGTCGCCAGTTTGGCGTCCTCGACCGCGAAGGCGCCGCTCGCGGCGCCGTCCTCGATGGTCCGCCTGAAGTGGCTCTCGTAGAGGTCGCGGCGCGCGGTGACGCTGGCCTGGAGCTGGGGCGAGAGGAACTTCCAGTCGTGGAAAAAGACGGTAGCGTGCTCGAGCTCCTTGGCGATCACCCGCAGGTGCCCGGTGACGAGCGCGCGCAGCCGCTCTTGCGGCTCGAGCTCGCCGGGCACCGCCTCCGCCATGCCCAAAAAGGCGTCCGCCGCACGGCCCACGATCTCGCAGAGCACCTCCTCCTTGGAGGCGATGTGCACGTAGAGGCTGCCGCCCTTGAGCTTGAGCGCCCCGGCGATCTCGCGCATCGAGGTGTTGTGGTAGCCCTGGCGGCTGAAGAGCTGCCCCGCGGTGCTGAGGATTTGACTGCGTCGGTCCATCGGCCCTCCTCTCGAGCGCTCGAACTAACAAGCGTTTGTTAAATCCAGTATAGCGGAACCAGCCGTTCAGATCAAGCGACATGCCAGCGAAGGTCGGGCTTATGGCCTGGCGTCGTCCTCGTCGTCCTCAGGGCTCGGCCAGTACGCTTCGATAATCATGATCATGGTGCTCAGGTAGTTCCTGATCGGTTTGCGGACGAAGGCCATCGCGCCGAGCCCCAAGCTGTCGAGTTCGTCGATCTCATAGTCCGAGCCCGAGAGCACCACGGTGGGAATCCCCTGGGTGCGCGCCTCGGACTTGAGCACCTGCAAGACCTGGTCGCCCCTGAACTTGGGCAGGTTGAGATCGAGCAGGATGAGACAGGGCAAGAGGGCGTTGTTCTTCTTGGCGAACACGCCGTCGCCAAAGAGCACATCAAGCGCCTCGAGGCCGTCGCGCGCCACGACCACTTCGGCGTCCACCGCCGACTTCTCGACCGCCACCTTGATGAGGGCGGCCAAGTCGGCGCTGTCTTCGATGAGAAGAAGGGCGTCGCGCTGCTTTCGTCCGAGCGAAGACTCGTAATAAGGCGTCATACGGTCCATAACAAACTACTACACTGTGTCACGCGCGCGGTAACAAAACTATGATACCGGCCTGCAAGCTTGTTGCTGGCTAGAGGATGATG
The window above is part of the Deinococcota bacterium genome. Proteins encoded here:
- a CDS encoding TetR/AcrR family transcriptional regulator; the encoded protein is MDRRSQILSTAGQLFSRQGYHNTSMREIAGALKLKGGSLYVHIASKEEVLCEIVGRAADAFLGMAEAVPGELEPQERLRALVTGHLRVIAKELEHATVFFHDWKFLSPQLQASVTARRDLYESHFRRTIEDGAASGAFAVEDAKLATLFVLSALNWTYQWLDPEGPLPLEELAEAYCKLVLGALGGEPT
- a CDS encoding response regulator, whose translation is MTPYYESSLGRKQRDALLLIEDSADLAALIKVAVEKSAVDAEVVVARDGLEALDVLFGDGVFAKKNNALLPCLILLDLNLPKFRGDQVLQVLKSEARTQGIPTVVLSGSDYEIDELDSLGLGAMAFVRKPIRNYLSTMIMIIEAYWPSPEDDEDDARP